The sequence attttgtcaaaatGCAATATTGGTTTTTACACTGCACAATGTAATGTAATATGATGATGGGCTGAGGCTAATAATGGTGAGTGCATGAGTGATTAAGTGcccgtttggttgggcttttaggGGCTGAAACGCAGCTTTATTTAAAAGCTGGATTTCTTTGAGCGTTTGGTGaagtaaaaatgcaacttttgggtaaaagttgcgttttgggCTAAGGCAAAAACGCCCAATCCAATTTTGGAGCTCTGGAGCTCCATAAACAAAAAGTCCAATAGCGTTTTCAACTATCCGTTGGGCGAGTTCTAAAATTACTGAATTACCTTGACTCTCAAtcctctcatctcatctctctgcTCCACTGGGTgaatcttcttcctcttcttctgcttTCTTCGCCTTCTCTGATTTGTAtgtgtgggtgggtgggtgggtgggtgtgtgtgtctgtgtggaGGAAAGTAAAAGGAAAGGTAGATAAGAAGATAAGAATATAGGACGAAAGGAGcatgtggaggagaaaaaagtgaaagaaaaaagaaaaagaaaaaaaagaagagttttgGGGTTTGGTTATGCAACgtggaagaaaatataatgactaagaacacaaattattttacaacttttttttttatagttgtgATGTTATAGAGTATgtggtgaagaaaaaattgcaGGTACtagaacaacttatttaaaagataagtgttaataaaattttattttacaaagattaaatttaaattagtattgtgaaaatattgtgacattttattatatctctAAACTTCTTAagttagtactatttttttttagaaaaaaatagtactattgacagaatatttttataacaatttcataataaagtttacatagtaagttgttattagttctcatcTAAACCTactagtgacatttttttttcctactattaacaacttgttacatagactttattgtgaaaatattgtgtccataacttgcattaaaagagataattaaaacaaaaaattctttttatatagacattgtcatttttagtaatttacccttcaaactgccacttttataagtgctagccaaacactcagctttttcaaaaaatattttttaacagtttttaccaaatactcagcttttttaaaaatcactttttcataatgcactttttcaaaactcatctttttcattatgcactttttcaaaaaacccaaccaaactcaccctaaatAATTTAGTGGTTAGATAtgttcattaaaaagaataaaaaaatctgaGTGATCATGTCCTACATTAACTACTAGTGAAactgaataattaatataactagTTGAAGAACCGTGAGTTACGGCTATGAAAAGTATTCTCTACcttgaatattataaaattaggTTTTGTATAAACTGAAagatgatattttaatgaactcttatattttgtttattaaaagGGAAATAGATGATTTTCAAGATTTAAaagtatattaaatttcatttctACATATCAAAAATGTATATTGAAGCAATtattttttgtctctaaaatacatactagttttattttttattaattcagtattgattataatatatttcttaTTCTTGAATGACCAAAATGTTTTATTCATGTTTTGGTTTCCCCtaagataaaattttagttcTGTCCCTAGTTGTCGTGCTACTAGATTTTTCTGTGTTTTATcttaagaaaatggaaaaaaaaaaaaaaaaaacttttctttttctttttttctttttgtttgaatgTTATAGTACGCGCATTTTATTGACCTtgtaaattttgtgaaaatttatcAATACTTGGGCACCTTAGTGGTTTCGTCAATCACTAACAATTTTTAACATATATCGTGCcagatatttttaataattattggTGGATTATTAGTGAGTTTGATGTCTATATATTCATTTGAAACGTCTGAAATTTGGTATGCTTATTTTCTTGTGAAACTATAGAGGGGGAATCCGGAGTTTTCAAAGAGAAGGTTGAATTAGATGATGCAAATAGGTCAATAACTCAGGTTGGTATTGAAGGAGAGGTCATGAAGGACTACAAGACCTTTAAGCCCATCTATCAGGTTGTTCCCAAGGGTACTGGAAGCTTGGTTAAATTGAGTATTGAATATGAGAAACTTAGGGAGGATGTGCCAGCTCCAAATAAGTATGTCACTCTGATGGCTAATGTCACCAAAGACCTTGATGCACACATTATGAAGTCATAGTAGAAAGGATGTAATCCTTAGTGCTTGTGTGATATAAGCATAAGACTTGCAGTGAATTTAAGCAAGTTGTTTAAATGTGTAACTATGCTTTAAGATCAGAGCTCTCTAATGAAGTAGCTATATATGGTgtgtaatataaaataataaagggtGGTTGCCAAATGCTTGTAGGTCAAATGGCACATCCAACATCTTGTGTGAGGCCTGTCATGGTCAAATGGAGACTCAATCCTTTTacctagaagaaaaaaaaaaagtttgacgtgttattaaattttttttttgttgagaagatgatgtgttattaatttttatgattaGAGTGTATGGTTTCTCAATCATCGATTGACTCTTTTTAGTTGTGAAATTGAAAATTCACAAAATTCAATCactcaaattattttttcaaaaaaaaaaaaatctaaatggaggttttatttatttattaatttaagttagccttttagattaataaaattgtgCCATTATTACGGACGTAATTTTTTGcatgaaatttgttatgttattttttaaggattaattcattaaaattacttGAAGAATGAGTTTAATTGAGGTTGCTGATAATTTGTTCGTTTTCTAAGAAAATTGTGAGGAAACTAATAGgattatattttgtatgcatGATTATGTTTGATGCtaatttgtttattaaaaaaaatgtttgatgtTGCTTTGggttattgaaaattttgagaaactTTCCTGCAACTCAGCTTAGGTTTAAATGGATtagctttttttattcttaagtCCTGAATGAAGGAGAATTCATCCATAAAATTTTGGGAAGGATTGAAGTTTTAATTTAAAGGGTTTTAAATTTATGGGAAGGGTGAGTAGGATACCTAAATTTGATATCCCATAATTTGGGGATCTCGTCTGATGGGTTTAATGAGTGCTGCTTGTTTCCTTTTGTTACATATTAACTTTGATCTTGACATTTGATGAGTAAGGTGATTTATGGATTGATGTAGGATTAGGTTAGGGTTTCTTAGCAAGCGTTTCTTAAGTTTACTCTAGAAACACAAGTAAAAGCTAGTCACTCGGTTAGGCAGACTTGGGTGTTTAGCACCTTCTCAAAATTGTACTCCAGATTTGGACTTACTTTAGGCTAATTAGAACTTTATAAATGGGGTCTCAAAGTGGTTCCTGACCCATTTAAAACTCAGTAGTGACTCATTCTCTCCGCTCTAGTTAGCGAGGCTTATGTTGTACTATAGACCCATGTGCAGGATGGGCCCACACTAGACAACTCCTAAGAGAATTATTCAGTTGGTAGACATGGTGGCATTAATGTGCTAGTCCTTGGGCTTTTccagttctctctctctctctctctctctctctctctcacatgttaTCTATTGATTCGTTTCCATCTTGAAGTCCTTCGATCTATCATATCGAGGTTTTtccatctctttctttattgGATCTCACTTGCACAAGTATCATTCCTCCCCCTTTAAAGTCGGCGCTTGCCCTTAACGAATTGCATATAACTTGCATTTCATTCATCAACAAATAGAAAGCGTATctctttttttagtttctcCAAGCATCCTAACCATTGTTCCCCCATGTCTGCCTCTAATATTCTTGTCTCTAATACCGATTGATATGAgcacaatgtttttttttttggttgcttcaAGGAACCAAAGACCTCATTTGATAAATTACACTTATTTGAGAGAGTTCAAATCTTCACAAACACACAAGGGTTTAGTGAAATAATATCTGATGATACTTCATTAATAATTCTGGAATTTATATAGATAATGAAAATGACGTTCACAAAACTTAAACATTGCTCACTCCTATTATTTCTCACGCCAACCTCTTGATATTCTCGCAACCCCAAATAAAATAGGTGCCTACTATAATTGTTTATTGTGCCGAAGTGTACATTTtcctatttaaataaataaaaaaattgtcaaaatcaATTTGTTTTAGTTTCATGCACATATTCCTATTTATGTAAAAATCAACATTTTCATAGTTATATTTATGATGTAAATTTTTCTTTGCacaaattaagatttttctataatttgaaTGGTTAGatccttttatatgtatatatgagtTCAGATCCAACATCtgacaacatttttcatgcaaaataaatattttttttttgttatttagcATGAAAAAGTGGCtaaatattggaaaaaaaattattaaatgcttAATTAGTATTTTGACAGTATCTTATGAAGCCTATTAACATATATATGTAGCCGTTCTTTTACCCTAAGTTTTCATTTGAATCTGTATTGAACTTACATGTTCGTGTAtctacatttttcttttcatttttatgctGCATTTATAAAAGAATTCAAAAATCTTAAACATAATGAAACACATACGTTTTCTGGACCATATAAGTACAATGGAGCTCTGGAAGAATTCTGGACATTCttcttagttttattttttattttttaaaatcaatttattATCGCTTATAATGCCTACGTTAAGGAAAAGAGTAAGCCCCTCCCCTACCTTTTGGCTTCAAACTCATGATGAAAATTGACATACTTGCAATTCTTGATCCTATGTTGCAATTATCGTAAATAGGACTGAATAATGTCAAAAGCTCATAAAGAGATGATACAAAACTTTCGGATATTCAAGTCGAATGGAATCATTCAAATGCAAGTCCTCTAACCGCAgttgaataataataacattttcGTAATTTGGTAGGCGCAGGCCTAGTCTAGCAGTACTGGTATTTGGTAGCTAAAAAAATATGCCTCTTCTTCACTTCTTAATTCTTATTCCTTAACACTATTTTCTTCCCTCTGAttctcttttttatcttttggatTGGGGTTCTATTTTAAATCCTCCAGTtcgataaatattttttgttttgatttcagTTCTAGGTTGTGTTACTAACATAGCAACGATATATAACTAGTATATAATACAAGAG comes from Castanea sativa cultivar Marrone di Chiusa Pesio chromosome 3, ASM4071231v1 and encodes:
- the LOC142627369 gene encoding MLP-like protein 328, yielding MSLKGKVGTEIEIKSPPEKFYNIFKSQAHHVPNAAPNHIQGVDVHEGDWETHGSVKIWKYTAEGESGVFKEKVELDDANRSITQVGIEGEVMKDYKTFKPIYQVVPKGTGSLVKLSIEYEKLREDVPAPNKYVTLMANVTKDLDAHIMKS